The DNA region AAGTTGAGTGCAGACAAATACATCCAGAACCGGTTCACCTTAAAAAGGTTTGAGGTTGTCTTGATACTGAAAGATGGCGGAAAAGCAGAATCATTGGAATTATCAATATATCTGTTATCGTTAGCCACACCGTTCCATCCGGTACCAGGAAAGTTTCCCTGGATATCAAATACACTAACATGGGAAATAATATTAAATATAACCCCATTATCGGTAAAACTGGTTGAGCCATGGCTTTCTGTCTCAAATTGCTCGGTAGAGGTCTGTGCCCGAAGCGCTCCGGCCATAGCCAGAAAAACTATCAATAAGTAGTAAACTTTTTTCATTTATTTCATTTAATTAACAAACAGGGATTGAACATGCAGAAGTATTCACGATTTATATCGTATACAGGCATTAACTGGAATTAACAGGAAAGAGCGTATATTTCATAGTGATGAGCTAGATTTAACTACATCAAAAATATGTAAAAAAAAATTTGCCAATCAAGATAAATACAGCTTAATCTCAATTAAATATGTTTAATTAATTATAGTTTTATTTTACACAGTTCGGGCAAGCCTCGGAAGAAAAAGACAATAAAAAGCTAATATTCAAAACATTAGCCTACATAAAAAACCAGCTGCTTACGCAGCTGGAGCAGACCACATCGCACATGTAAAATTTGAGTTACATAGCAAGAAAACCAATCAAATGTGCTAGTAATCTACATGATAATCTTTGGCAAAACCTTTTCCGGCCCAGGCCTGTTTTGCAGTCCATGCTACAGGAGCGCCTGTCCAGAACTCATGATCTGCAGGCAGCCCTAATGGCAGGAACGATAATGTAGCCATGTACAAACTACCTGTAGAGGTATAATAATCGGCAATTTCGGGTTCATGCCCACAAAAGCCCAGCTGTAACCAACCATTTTTATCAAAAGTTCCTGGTGTTTCGTACATGTTCTGCTTTACCTTGGTGAGCGCGCAACGTACCTGGGCCGGTTTTATTCCTGCCGGCAGTTTTTCCATAAGGGACACCTGGGCCAGCACCTGAAACGCACCGGTTCGGTAAGTGATGGAACGCCCTATAGGCGGATAAGTTCCCTCTGGTGAGATCATACGCTCCTGCCCTACTGCATGCCGCTGCATACGTTTTAAGGCCAGATCATACACTTTTTGTTCCACCAGGTTTTTAGCTGCCATTATTGCCAGTGTATCTACCATCATAGAATGGATCACAAAAGAGTTGTAATAATCGAAGGCGTAATTGGGGCCGTCGCCATACCAGCCATCGCCTTTGTACCATTCGTTCAACATCTTAGGTCCTTCATTTAAACGGACAGTATCAGGCTCTTCGCCTATGGTAAGTAAAAAAGCTTCTGTAATAGAGCCAAAAAGCAGCCAGTTGCTTTTGAAAGGCTTCCGGTTTCGTAACGACTTGAAGGAAGTAATGATATTGGTTTTAGTTTGCGCTTCCAGAGGCTCCCACAATGCTTTAGGTGCTCTTAAAAAGGCTTGCGCCAAATAGGCTGCATCTACAATGGGCTGATGGTCTTTTGAAAAATTCAAAGCGTCGGCACTACCTGGCGTAAAACATTTATTGAGCCCTTTTATGGCCTCATTTCTAAACGATTTTCTTAAAATACCTTCTTTGGTTTCATCATCCGGTAAAGCCAGCCAGGGCGCAATACCTGCATAGGTACGGCCTACGGCTTCAAGATAAGTAACTGAAGGTGAACGGGAATCAAACGTAGGCGATTTTTCCAGAGGCATGTTTTTAATCAGCGTACCATTGGCCAGGTTATGCACTACCGGCCCTGCAATTTTATACAAGAGTTTATACCAGTAATCCCGATCGTTTTTTGCATAGACACTTGGTTCATGCTTTTCATCAGCCAATATTCTTTGGGGTATCAGTGTACCCAGTATCCCGGCAAAAGATAAGGCACCTATAAATTTTCTTCTTTCCATAGTTATTTTTTATAAATACCAGTTTTTGTAGCGCAACAATGCCTCCAGGTAATAATAATCGGCATAGGTTAAAGGTACATCTATTTCTGATTTTAAGGGCAGGGCACCGGTGCTATGCATCAGTAAAAATCCGCCGTTCTCTCCTTGCTTTGCCCTATAAACCGGAGATGACAAGGATGTCAGCATGGTCTCTGCTGCCG from Pedobacter africanus includes:
- a CDS encoding DUF2264 domain-containing protein, with product MERRKFIGALSFAGILGTLIPQRILADEKHEPSVYAKNDRDYWYKLLYKIAGPVVHNLANGTLIKNMPLEKSPTFDSRSPSVTYLEAVGRTYAGIAPWLALPDDETKEGILRKSFRNEAIKGLNKCFTPGSADALNFSKDHQPIVDAAYLAQAFLRAPKALWEPLEAQTKTNIITSFKSLRNRKPFKSNWLLFGSITEAFLLTIGEEPDTVRLNEGPKMLNEWYKGDGWYGDGPNYAFDYYNSFVIHSMMVDTLAIMAAKNLVEQKVYDLALKRMQRHAVGQERMISPEGTYPPIGRSITYRTGAFQVLAQVSLMEKLPAGIKPAQVRCALTKVKQNMYETPGTFDKNGWLQLGFCGHEPEIADYYTSTGSLYMATLSFLPLGLPADHEFWTGAPVAWTAKQAWAGKGFAKDYHVDY